Within the Gloeobacter kilaueensis JS1 genome, the region TTGAAAGATAGACTCCTAACAGCGCCTGGGGGATCAGTTGATGAAACTGGCTGTGCGGAAGGGAGGCAACACTTTTTGTCGCCTCCTCGACAAACTGCTGAAGACGGGCTGTTAGCTCGTCCTCACTGCTGTAATAGAAGCAAAAATTCAAGTCGTTGTTCATGCGATCTTCTTCCTGATCGATCAAATAATCTAATAAAATATGCAGCCCTTGGACCCAGGGAAAATAACTGTTTTTTACCTGCATTGTCAGTGTTTCAGGAAACTCTTGATTGAACGAGTAGGATATAAGACAAAAAATTCCTAGAGTCGAGCCCGCGCAGGCGCAAAATTCATACCAGCTAAGTTCTGGGAACTGTTTATGGTGTAAAGAAAACCAGGCTTTTAAGCGTGGAATGCGCTCTTCAAGCTTAACGTGCTTGTTGATCTGCAATTCGCAATAATAGCTCGCCAGTTCGTGCAGAGTTGGAGCAACTTTTGAGTAGTTCAAAGTATTCGACAAAATAATTTGACAGTCTTTGACCAGGCTGATCAAATAATTACCATCATCTTGGTCCCTGCGGAAGCGATAGTAATTTGATAGTTCTGCGCTGGGAGTGAGCGCATGCAAAATGGAGCCATGCAGGGCTCGAAAATCTTCTGGATCGAGGGAATTGCTGCGGTCGCACAGATTGTCCAGATAGTCGCTGATCGTCTGGTAGGCCACAATAAAGCGGACCGCTTCCTGCCAGTCTCGATTGGCAAGCAATCCGTAGATCGCTCCCCCCTCACAGTGGAACTGCTTGGCTTCAAGGCTGGCGAGCGCTTGTTTGCGCAGCTCCGGGTTGGGTATCTGCCGGGCTTGTAGCAGCCAGCGATTCAAGCAGCGCCGGACCAGGGGCAGCACCTTGTCGTGCATTTGTGACAAAAACGCCCAGGGGGAATCAGGAATATCCATAGAAGAGGAATTGTATAGCGACTCGATCACCTATAAAAAGGGCTGCAACGATGCTACGAAGGAGCAGAAGCTTCAGCCTCTCCACAAATGCTGATTTATAGTCAATAGCGGGAAGTGCAGGGGCAGGTTGCCTAGATCTCGATTTTTGGACGCAGGTAGGCCCGCAGGGTGGCGACGCGGCGAAAACCGATGCGTTCGTAGACTGATAATCCGTCTGGGCTTGCCTGCAGAGTCGCACTGCCCATACCTTCATCTCGTGCGGCGGCGATCACCGCAAGCAGCAACCGACTCGCCAGGCCACGACGGCGGTACTTGGCTTCGGTGGCGACGTACTGGATGCTCAGGTCGTCGCCGAGCGTAAAGGTCAGGGCAACACTGACGAAGACACCGTCCACGCGCAGGCCGTGGGTGCGGATGCGCTCGTCTTGCAGCGCCCCGACGAGTTGACTGAATAGCCCGCTCTGCTGGCCGTAGGCGCGCTCGTTGATCCTGCCCAACTCCGCAAGGGGCGGTGCCTCTACCAGCGATGCTCCACCCTCGAAATTCAGTGTCGGGTCATAGAGGGAGATGCCCAGACACGGCATCGCGATCTCAGCTTTTTCGACGCGCCCCGGCGCGGCATCGGCGACAGTCCACAGGCAGTGAGGCAATCTGGGTTCGTCGGTGGGCGGGACTTTACCCAAAGGCACAACCGCCCCATCAAACCAGGGATTATCGGCTGCTGCGTCGATGCGTGCCCCCACCGCATCTGGCCGGCGCACCTCCGCTTCAGGACCGATGCCCCAATACCCGAGTGCTGCAACCATCTCGCCGAAGCCATAGATAGAGCGGCGAGCCAGTTCTGGGTCGTCTATCACGTTTGGTGCCTGCTTCTTGCTCTGTTTTGAGGTAAGCATCTGCTGGAGGCGGCCAGTTCCCACGCGCTGCCCCATCCTGGTGTCCCAAAGGGCGGAGTTGTCTGAACGGCTCTGTCTGAGCACCCATCAGAAAGTAAGGGCACCAGGCACTTAACTGGTAGTAAAGATAACTTCATGCAGCGTCTTTTGATACTCGTTGTCGGCTAGATCGAGCATCTCACCGAACAGAGGAGCAAAGGGACGGTTGCTGTCCATCGCGGTAAACTCTTCCAGCGAAGTCCAGTGACCGTAGTTGATACAGCGCCAGCCATCGAGGCTGCGGTGGGCCTGGGTGGTGATCAAGCCTGGCTGGTGGCCCACCAGACCCAGAGCCTGCTGAAAAAGTTCGACAAAGCGGGGCTGGTTTTCGGGCCGTTTCAGTTTGAAGATGCCAAAGTTGATCAACCCGGCCATACCGGCAAAGGGTTTGAGTACGCTCCCGGTAGGCTCTTCGCCGAAGATCTCAAAAAGATGGGCATCGGGTGGAGCAAAATCGGCGAGGGGCTGACTGGCTATATAGTGAGCAGCACTTGCCCACTGCAGATAGCTGGTCACCCGCAAACCGTCGCGGCTGCGATGGACGATCCCGGCGACAAAACCCGGCTGGGTCTGGAGGGTCGTCTCGATACGAGCAATCACCTGCTCCACCAGTGCCGCCTGCCGCTCCGGCTCGACGGTAAAGACAGCAAATTCGGCTGGCAGATCGTTGCTTCTTGTGATCGTAGGCATACCGATTCTCCTGGTTGGGAGCATTCTTGCACGGTAGGCAGCTTTGCTCCCTATCTTTTGGGTGGGCTCTTTGCTCCTATTTTTGTTGAAGAAATTTCTTGGCCCCGATAGTGTGTTTGCGGTGCCAGGAGCTTTATACAAGCCTCATATAAGTCCTACCTGAGCTTCATATTTTTGGACTTACCCGGCTATAGGGTTGAAGTAACCCGATCGCCCTTCCTATATTTCGGCAGTTACCCACTCTTTGATGAGGGCTCCCCCCTTTCCACTCACCGAGGTCCAAGATGGAATACGATTTTTACTACGGTGTGGTTGAAGCGTCCGATGCAGCGTACATCATCCACGTCGAGTCGCTGCTCACAATCTGGATGTTTTTTACCTGTGCTGTCGGTCTACCCTCGATTGCCCAGCCCGTTGGCAGTCTGTAAAACAAAACGCTCAGCCCTGCTGAAGCCGTCCCAGATCCGCTTACCCTGGTAGCAGGTCGTGTTTGTGCAAACGCACCTGTGCAGTCAGATCCGCCACTAAAGAAGAACCCTCTGCTCGCCCTGCCCTTTGAGCCGGCCCTCGCATCGCTCGGGGAAGATTACTACGATGTCGTGGCCGCCGCAGAATTTCCTGTCCACCATTTGCGCTTTCGCAACGATGCGCTCCTGCCGCTGTTGAATCTCGATCCGGCGGCGGTGAGCGACGCCGATTTTATCGAGGCTTTTGGCCACTTCGAGGGGCAGGGACCATTTTTTGCCCTGCGCTACCACGGCTATCAGTTCGGCGAGTACAACCCGTTTTTAGGAGACGGTCGCGGTTTTCTCTACGGCCAGGTGCGGGGAAGGGACGGCGAACTGTACGATCTGGGCACAAAGGGCTCCGGTACGACGCCCTACTCGCGGGGTGGGGATGGACGGCTGACCCTCAAAGGCGGCGTGCGCGAAGTGCTGGCAGCCGAGGCGCTGCAGGCTCTGGGCGTGCGCACCTCGCGCACCCTGAGCTTGATCGAGACGGGAGAACGCCTGTGGCGCGGCGATGAGCCGAGTCCTACCCGCTCCTCGGTGATGGTGCGCCTGAGCCGCTCTCACATTCGCTTCGGCACCTTCGAGCGGTTGCACTACCTGGGGCGCAAGGATCTGATTCGGCAGTTGCTCGATCATGTCATCGCCTGCTATTACCGGCCTCTGGTAGACGAAGCGGATCGCGACGCCCTTTTTTATGAACAGCTCGTCGAGCGCGTCGCCGAACTGGCGGCCCAGTGGATGGCTGCTGGTTTTACCCACGCCGTCCTCAACACCGACAACATGTCGATTACCGGCGAAAGCTTCGACTACGGCCCCTACGCCTTCATCGATCTATACGACCCGGACTTCACCGCCGCCTACTTCGATCCCTATGGCCGCTACAGCTACGGCAATCAGCCCCTCATCTGCAAGGTCAACCTCGAAGCGCTGCAGATCCCGCTGGAGACGCTGATCCCAGGCGAAAGGATGCAGGCAAGCCTCGGGCGGTTTCAGGCTTTCTACGAGCGGGCCTACTCGCGGCGGATGCTGGCCAAACTGGGCTTCGAGGCGCTAGAAGCAAGCCTGGCAAAAGATGTGCTCGCCTCGACGCTCGCTTACCTGCAGGCGGCACGGGCTCCGTACCACGCCTTTTTTCTCCAGCTCAGCCGCAACTTCTGCCCCGACTGGTCCACCGAGGCAGAGTCGATCTTACCTGAGTGGCGGCCTGCCGCTGAGGCAGAATTTTTGCAGTGGCGAACGCTATACCAGCAGGCACTGCAAACTTTGCCACCGGCTGAACTGGACGCGGTGGCGGAGCGATTGAGAGAGCACAACCCTTCGACCGTCCTGCTGCGGCCCCAGATCGAGAATGTCTGGGCTGCGATCAGTGAAAACGACGACTGGGAACCTTTTTTGACCCTCGTCGAGCGCCTGCAAGACCCCTTCGATCCCCCAAACACCCATGAGCGACAGCGATAGCGAAGCGATCCGCACCGTGATTCAAAAGCAACTGGCTGCCTTTCAGCAAGATAATGCCGAGGCCGCCTTTGCCTTTGCCGCCCCCGAAATCCAGGCAATGTTTGCCACCCCGACGGACTTTTTGAACATGGTAATTAGCTCCTACCGGGCGATCTACCGGCCCCGCTCGGTCCTGTTTGAAGATCTGGTGCTCGTGCGCAACACGCCCACCCAGCCGGTGCTGTTGCTGGACACCGATGGCAGCGTCAAGCGAGCTGTCTACATGATGCGCAGGCAGGCCAATGGCGAGTGGCGGATCGGCGGCTGCGTGCTCCAGCCGGTGCGCTAGGACTGCCAATCGACGTAGTGGCGCTTGCCGTGCGCCCGGTAGAGCCTTTTGCCGACGTGCGGATAATCAGTAATGTCAAAGTCGCGCCGCTCACCGCCCACGAGACAGACCAGTTCGCCCTCGAACGGATTGGCGAGGGTGTGGGGCAGCGAAGGGGTGTTGAAGCCCAGAAAATCCCCCGGACCTACTTCGATCTGCTCCTCACCCACATGGGCGACGCCACGCCCAGAAAGAATATAGACAAATTCTTCCTCAAAGTGGTGAAAGTGAAACTCGCTGCTCGCACTGCCCGGTTCCAATCGCACCAGATGCACCCCGAGCCGCTGCAGCCCGAGCGCGTCTCCCAGCGAGCGGGTGTGACGGATCGCCGCCGGGTTGAGGGGATGAACTCGAACGGTTTCGCTCAGGGCGGCAATTTCAGCGCTGCTGAGATAGTGTCTCGGCCTGTCGCTCATCAACTCGTCCTCGTTGTTGTGCTTTCCAGGTGTTTCATGCCGATGCTTAGCTTTCAACTCTACCCAAGATCTAACCGCCAGCCCAGAGCACTGCAACTTGCATTAGCAGTTTAGCTAGAACTGCGTTATTCTTTTTCTGGTCCTTTTGCCAAAGTGAGAGTGCGATCTCTTCCCATGCTAAGGCAGCCAAGGTTCAGGGTCAGACTTGCTCTTTGTAGGCGGCATGTGATTGCAGATAATCCATAGGTACAGTATGGTTGCGCACCAGCAATTGATCAACAAATCAAGCGAGAAAGAATCGTAGATAAAAAGGAGTAGACGATCGATGATGAGAATCTTTGTACCATTCATCACCCGCCTATTACTTGGTACAGGTGCATCAGCTTTCCTGATGGCAACTCAGATGACTGTCCGTGCTCAAACTACCAATACAGCTACCGGTGAGGGAGCACTTTTCTCAAACACCACTGGCTTCGCCAACACGGCCAATGGTTACTCTGCACTTTTCTCTAACACTACCGGCAGCTCTAATACGGCGGACGGTGCCTCTGCTCTTTACAACAACACCACAGCCAGCTACAACACAGCCAGCGGTGCCTCTGCTCTTTACAGCAACACTACAGGCGACCATAACACGGCTATTGGTACGTAT harbors:
- a CDS encoding tetraprenyl-beta-curcumene synthase family protein produces the protein MDIPDSPWAFLSQMHDKVLPLVRRCLNRWLLQARQIPNPELRKQALASLEAKQFHCEGGAIYGLLANRDWQEAVRFIVAYQTISDYLDNLCDRSNSLDPEDFRALHGSILHALTPSAELSNYYRFRRDQDDGNYLISLVKDCQIILSNTLNYSKVAPTLHELASYYCELQINKHVKLEERIPRLKAWFSLHHKQFPELSWYEFCACAGSTLGIFCLISYSFNQEFPETLTMQVKNSYFPWVQGLHILLDYLIDQEEDRMNNDLNFCFYYSSEDELTARLQQFVEEATKSVASLPHSQFHQLIPQALLGVYLSSEKVSKQGAVQKIATRLIPDGSPASFFFQQGLLASHSTQ
- a CDS encoding GNAT family N-acetyltransferase — its product is MGQRVGTGRLQQMLTSKQSKKQAPNVIDDPELARRSIYGFGEMVAALGYWGIGPEAEVRRPDAVGARIDAAADNPWFDGAVVPLGKVPPTDEPRLPHCLWTVADAAPGRVEKAEIAMPCLGISLYDPTLNFEGGASLVEAPPLAELGRINERAYGQQSGLFSQLVGALQDERIRTHGLRVDGVFVSVALTFTLGDDLSIQYVATEAKYRRRGLASRLLLAVIAAARDEGMGSATLQASPDGLSVYERIGFRRVATLRAYLRPKIEI
- a CDS encoding antibiotic biosynthesis monooxygenase family protein, yielding MPTITRSNDLPAEFAVFTVEPERQAALVEQVIARIETTLQTQPGFVAGIVHRSRDGLRVTSYLQWASAAHYIASQPLADFAPPDAHLFEIFGEEPTGSVLKPFAGMAGLINFGIFKLKRPENQPRFVELFQQALGLVGHQPGLITTQAHRSLDGWRCINYGHWTSLEEFTAMDSNRPFAPLFGEMLDLADNEYQKTLHEVIFTTS
- a CDS encoding protein adenylyltransferase SelO; this translates as MQSDPPLKKNPLLALPFEPALASLGEDYYDVVAAAEFPVHHLRFRNDALLPLLNLDPAAVSDADFIEAFGHFEGQGPFFALRYHGYQFGEYNPFLGDGRGFLYGQVRGRDGELYDLGTKGSGTTPYSRGGDGRLTLKGGVREVLAAEALQALGVRTSRTLSLIETGERLWRGDEPSPTRSSVMVRLSRSHIRFGTFERLHYLGRKDLIRQLLDHVIACYYRPLVDEADRDALFYEQLVERVAELAAQWMAAGFTHAVLNTDNMSITGESFDYGPYAFIDLYDPDFTAAYFDPYGRYSYGNQPLICKVNLEALQIPLETLIPGERMQASLGRFQAFYERAYSRRMLAKLGFEALEASLAKDVLASTLAYLQAARAPYHAFFLQLSRNFCPDWSTEAESILPEWRPAAEAEFLQWRTLYQQALQTLPPAELDAVAERLREHNPSTVLLRPQIENVWAAISENDDWEPFLTLVERLQDPFDPPNTHERQR
- a CDS encoding DUF4864 domain-containing protein: MSDSDSEAIRTVIQKQLAAFQQDNAEAAFAFAAPEIQAMFATPTDFLNMVISSYRAIYRPRSVLFEDLVLVRNTPTQPVLLLDTDGSVKRAVYMMRRQANGEWRIGGCVLQPVR
- a CDS encoding cupin domain-containing protein, encoding MSDRPRHYLSSAEIAALSETVRVHPLNPAAIRHTRSLGDALGLQRLGVHLVRLEPGSASSEFHFHHFEEEFVYILSGRGVAHVGEEQIEVGPGDFLGFNTPSLPHTLANPFEGELVCLVGGERRDFDITDYPHVGKRLYRAHGKRHYVDWQS